One Primulina tabacum isolate GXHZ01 chromosome 10, ASM2559414v2, whole genome shotgun sequence DNA segment encodes these proteins:
- the LOC142505199 gene encoding RNA polymerase II C-terminal domain phosphatase-like 2 isoform X1, which produces MSRLGFKSSVYHGDMFLGELDNVPVKGMNFQFPKNEIRIHHISHSERCHPLAVLQTISAASKLCKLEPGANSTLSSNPDESSLINLHASMFYELKTAVVLLGNEEVHLLAMPSKQKKFPCFWCYSLPCGLYNSCLWMLNMRCLAIVFDLDETLIVANTMKSFEDRIEVLMDWIARESDPIRESGMTAEMKRYVEDRALLKQYAETDNVMDGGKLIKYQLEEVPLLSDGHLRVVRPVVRLPERSVVLTRINPENRDTSVLVRLRPAWIDLKNYLTAKGRKRFEVYVCTMAERDYALEMWRLLDPEAHLISSKQLLERVVCVKSGGARKSLLNVFQDGKCHPKMAMVIDDRLKVWEEKDQPRVHVVPPFTPYYAPQAETANAVPVLCVARNVACNVRGGFFKEFDEHLSRRISDIFYEDEVVNLPCAPDVSNYLMSEDAGPTANGNSNVPISEGINGLEIVQNLQYLDDKIATRVVSHSMDNNVELKPEISKLPPISIANAIAPVSERAIPTSEKPSLHGDPPRRDGMYSGSTEPPPLPRLPRQEPLLPPQRGLTGENANRGPVSGQVPGIIPFDTPDRQQGRQNSESHSTSSSVQAELSHVSQSKNEEAKMRCDILKQNLLPPRQHSDFGASQNQSSYSKGLKTDENIINVLPTLSISVLQEIGRKCRSKVEFRPVVSTRDDLQFSVEVFFTGEKIGVGMGKTRKDAQQHAAENALRSLADHYVAYIAPHSRSLDNDCERNVLERENGFLWEAVKPVSEEQPLKNGFPK; this is translated from the exons ATGAGTCGATTAGGGTTTAAATCATCCGTTTACCATGGGGACATGTTTCTTGGGGAACTGGACAATGTCCCGGTGAAGGGTATGAATTTCCAATTTCCTAAGAATGAGATAAGGATTCACCACATCTCACACAGTGAGAGATGCCATCCACTCGCCGTTCTGCAGACAATCTCGGCGGCTTCCAAACTGTGCAAGCTCGAGCCTGGAGCTAATTCCACTTTGAGTTCCAATCCTGACGAGTCATCATTGATCAACCTCCACGCCTCTATGTTTTACGAGCTCAAG ACTGCTGTTGTGTTGCTTGGGAATGAGGAAGTTCATTTGTTGGCAATGCCTAGTAAGCAGAAGAAGTTCCCTTGTTTTTGGTGCTACTCTTTGCCATGTGGTTTGTACAATTCGTGTTTATGGATGTTGAATATGCGCTGTTTAGCAATTGTCTTTGATCTTGATGAAACTCTCATTGTGGCCAACACGATGAAGTCATTTGAGGATAGAATTGAAGTTTTGATGGACTGGATTGCACGTGAGAGTGACCCTATTCGGGAGTCTGGGATGACGGCAGAGATGAAGAGATATGTTGAGGATCGTGCATTGTTGAAGCAGTATGCAGAGACTGACAATGTTATGGATGGTGGGAAACTCATTAAATATCAGCTGGAGGAGGTGCCTCTGCTATCTGACGGACATTTACGCGTTGTTCGTCCTGTAGTAAGGTTACCTGAAAGAAGTGTAGTTCTTACTCGTATTAATCCTGAG AATAGAGATACTAGTGTGCTAGTGAGGTTACGACCTGCTTGGATagatttgaaaaattatttgactgCGAAAGGCCGGAAGAGATTTGAAGTTTATGTTTGCACCATGGCTGAAAGAGATTATGCATTGGAAATGTGGAGGCTGCTTGATCCAGAAGCACACTTAATTAGCTCAAAGCAACTGCTCGAGCGTGTTGTATGCGTTAAATCAGGTG GGGCTAGGAAATCTTTGCTTAATGTCTTCCAGGATGGCAAGTGTCATCCAAAGATGGCAATGGTAATTGATGATCGTTTAAAGGTTTGGGAAGAAAAGGATCAGCCTCGTGTTCACGTAGTGCCTCCATTTACTCCATACTATGCCCCACAGGCTGAG ACTGCAAATGCTGTACCTGTCCTTTGTGTAGCGAGAAATGTTGCGTGCAATGTTAGAGGTGGTTTTTTCAA GGAGTTTGATGAACATCTATCACGAAGAATATCAGACATTTTCTATGAGGATGAGGTGGTAAATTTACCTTGTGCGCCTGATGTGAGCAACTACTTGATGTCAGAG GATGCTGGTCCTACAGCAAATGGAAATTCAAATGTTCCGATTTCTGAAGGAATAAATGGACTGGAAATTGTGCAAAACTTACAGTATTTG GATGACAAAATTGCTACACGTGTTGTTTCTCATTCAATGGATAATAATGTTGAGTTGAAACCTGAAATCTCCAAGCTCCCACCTATATCTATTGCAAATGCTATTGCTCCAGTTTCCGAGAGAGCTATACCAACTTCTGAAA AACCTAGTTTGCATGGTGATCCACCTCGAAGAGACGGCATGTATTCAGGTTCCACAGAACCACCTCCGTTGCCTAGATTGCCTCGGCAGGAACCCCTCCTACCACCCCAAAGAGGTTTGACCGGAGAAAATGCTAACAGAGGGCCTGTCAGTGGCCAAGTGCCAGGAATAATTCCTTTTGATACACCGGATAGACAACAAGGCCGTCAAAACTCAGAGAGTCACAGCACATCGTCTTCTGTTCAGGCAGAATTATCACATGTATCTCAATCAAAGAATGAAGAG GCTAAGATGAGGTGTGATATTCTGAAACAGAATCTTCTACCGCCAAGGCAGCATTCAG ATTTTGGTGCATCTCAAAACCAGTCATCCTATAGTAAAGGACTTAAAACAgatgaaaatattataaatgTGTTACCAACATTGTCAATTAGCGTGCTTCAAGAGATTGGAAGGAAATGCAGGTCGAAG GTCGAATTCAGGCCTGTTGTCAGTACCAGAGACGATCTGCAGTTCTCAGTTGAG GTTTTCTTTACTGGTGAAAAAATTGGCGTTGGAATGGGCAAGACAAGGAAAGATGCCCAGCAACATGCGGCAGAGAATGCCCTTCGAAGCTTGGCTG ATCATTACGTAGCTTATATTGCACCTCATTCTAGATCTCTAGATAATGATTGCGagagaaatgttctggaaaggGAAAATGGGTTTCTCTGGGAAGCTGTGAAGCCTGTGTCAGAAGAACAACCCTTGAAGAATGGTTTCCCCAAGTAA
- the LOC142505199 gene encoding RNA polymerase II C-terminal domain phosphatase-like 2 isoform X2 has protein sequence MSRLGFKSSVYHGDMFLGELDNVPVKGMNFQFPKNEIRIHHISHSERCHPLAVLQTISAASKLCKLEPGANSTLSSNPDESSLINLHASMFYELKTAVVLLGNEEVHLLAMPSKQKKFPCFWCYSLPCGLYNSCLWMLNMRCLAIVFDLDETLIVANTMKSFEDRIEVLMDWIARESDPIRESGMTAEMKRYVEDRALLKQYAETDNVMDGGKLIKYQLEEVPLLSDGHLRVVRPVVRLPERSVVLTRINPENRDTSVLVRLRPAWIDLKNYLTAKGRKRFEVYVCTMAERDYALEMWRLLDPEAHLISSKQLLERVVCVKSGARKSLLNVFQDGKCHPKMAMVIDDRLKVWEEKDQPRVHVVPPFTPYYAPQAETANAVPVLCVARNVACNVRGGFFKEFDEHLSRRISDIFYEDEVVNLPCAPDVSNYLMSEDAGPTANGNSNVPISEGINGLEIVQNLQYLDDKIATRVVSHSMDNNVELKPEISKLPPISIANAIAPVSERAIPTSEKPSLHGDPPRRDGMYSGSTEPPPLPRLPRQEPLLPPQRGLTGENANRGPVSGQVPGIIPFDTPDRQQGRQNSESHSTSSSVQAELSHVSQSKNEEAKMRCDILKQNLLPPRQHSDFGASQNQSSYSKGLKTDENIINVLPTLSISVLQEIGRKCRSKVEFRPVVSTRDDLQFSVEVFFTGEKIGVGMGKTRKDAQQHAAENALRSLADHYVAYIAPHSRSLDNDCERNVLERENGFLWEAVKPVSEEQPLKNGFPK, from the exons ATGAGTCGATTAGGGTTTAAATCATCCGTTTACCATGGGGACATGTTTCTTGGGGAACTGGACAATGTCCCGGTGAAGGGTATGAATTTCCAATTTCCTAAGAATGAGATAAGGATTCACCACATCTCACACAGTGAGAGATGCCATCCACTCGCCGTTCTGCAGACAATCTCGGCGGCTTCCAAACTGTGCAAGCTCGAGCCTGGAGCTAATTCCACTTTGAGTTCCAATCCTGACGAGTCATCATTGATCAACCTCCACGCCTCTATGTTTTACGAGCTCAAG ACTGCTGTTGTGTTGCTTGGGAATGAGGAAGTTCATTTGTTGGCAATGCCTAGTAAGCAGAAGAAGTTCCCTTGTTTTTGGTGCTACTCTTTGCCATGTGGTTTGTACAATTCGTGTTTATGGATGTTGAATATGCGCTGTTTAGCAATTGTCTTTGATCTTGATGAAACTCTCATTGTGGCCAACACGATGAAGTCATTTGAGGATAGAATTGAAGTTTTGATGGACTGGATTGCACGTGAGAGTGACCCTATTCGGGAGTCTGGGATGACGGCAGAGATGAAGAGATATGTTGAGGATCGTGCATTGTTGAAGCAGTATGCAGAGACTGACAATGTTATGGATGGTGGGAAACTCATTAAATATCAGCTGGAGGAGGTGCCTCTGCTATCTGACGGACATTTACGCGTTGTTCGTCCTGTAGTAAGGTTACCTGAAAGAAGTGTAGTTCTTACTCGTATTAATCCTGAG AATAGAGATACTAGTGTGCTAGTGAGGTTACGACCTGCTTGGATagatttgaaaaattatttgactgCGAAAGGCCGGAAGAGATTTGAAGTTTATGTTTGCACCATGGCTGAAAGAGATTATGCATTGGAAATGTGGAGGCTGCTTGATCCAGAAGCACACTTAATTAGCTCAAAGCAACTGCTCGAGCGTGTTGTATGCGTTAAATCAG GGGCTAGGAAATCTTTGCTTAATGTCTTCCAGGATGGCAAGTGTCATCCAAAGATGGCAATGGTAATTGATGATCGTTTAAAGGTTTGGGAAGAAAAGGATCAGCCTCGTGTTCACGTAGTGCCTCCATTTACTCCATACTATGCCCCACAGGCTGAG ACTGCAAATGCTGTACCTGTCCTTTGTGTAGCGAGAAATGTTGCGTGCAATGTTAGAGGTGGTTTTTTCAA GGAGTTTGATGAACATCTATCACGAAGAATATCAGACATTTTCTATGAGGATGAGGTGGTAAATTTACCTTGTGCGCCTGATGTGAGCAACTACTTGATGTCAGAG GATGCTGGTCCTACAGCAAATGGAAATTCAAATGTTCCGATTTCTGAAGGAATAAATGGACTGGAAATTGTGCAAAACTTACAGTATTTG GATGACAAAATTGCTACACGTGTTGTTTCTCATTCAATGGATAATAATGTTGAGTTGAAACCTGAAATCTCCAAGCTCCCACCTATATCTATTGCAAATGCTATTGCTCCAGTTTCCGAGAGAGCTATACCAACTTCTGAAA AACCTAGTTTGCATGGTGATCCACCTCGAAGAGACGGCATGTATTCAGGTTCCACAGAACCACCTCCGTTGCCTAGATTGCCTCGGCAGGAACCCCTCCTACCACCCCAAAGAGGTTTGACCGGAGAAAATGCTAACAGAGGGCCTGTCAGTGGCCAAGTGCCAGGAATAATTCCTTTTGATACACCGGATAGACAACAAGGCCGTCAAAACTCAGAGAGTCACAGCACATCGTCTTCTGTTCAGGCAGAATTATCACATGTATCTCAATCAAAGAATGAAGAG GCTAAGATGAGGTGTGATATTCTGAAACAGAATCTTCTACCGCCAAGGCAGCATTCAG ATTTTGGTGCATCTCAAAACCAGTCATCCTATAGTAAAGGACTTAAAACAgatgaaaatattataaatgTGTTACCAACATTGTCAATTAGCGTGCTTCAAGAGATTGGAAGGAAATGCAGGTCGAAG GTCGAATTCAGGCCTGTTGTCAGTACCAGAGACGATCTGCAGTTCTCAGTTGAG GTTTTCTTTACTGGTGAAAAAATTGGCGTTGGAATGGGCAAGACAAGGAAAGATGCCCAGCAACATGCGGCAGAGAATGCCCTTCGAAGCTTGGCTG ATCATTACGTAGCTTATATTGCACCTCATTCTAGATCTCTAGATAATGATTGCGagagaaatgttctggaaaggGAAAATGGGTTTCTCTGGGAAGCTGTGAAGCCTGTGTCAGAAGAACAACCCTTGAAGAATGGTTTCCCCAAGTAA